TTATATGCTATAATTAAAGATGAAAAGTTTCCATGATACGATAACAAGCAGTAGCTGAGGTATAGCTGGTTTTGCTCGAGTACTAATTATCTAATTATAGATGTCTTAATAACCATAATCACAATGTCACCGATTCTTACAACAAAAGTACGAAAACACACCACATGACAGAAATCTAGTCCAGTGAAAACCCAATTCACAAAAACAAGGAATCGATtagcaaaaacaacaaagtgATGAACTAGAAACAAAACCTCACATCCCCAAACTGCCCTTGAAGAGGCTACTTAGCTAGCATTGGAAAttaaatccagtattaaaatgaAGAGGGGGGGGATTACCCGCAATTGTAGCAGAGAAGAGCATGACCACCAGATCGCAAAGGCCAGCCTCTCTTCCATTCATGAGTTGTTGCAGTTTGACACGACGCATTCATGCAAATCTTGGTGCCCAtttcttttattcaaaaaataaaaatcaacccttttaattgataaacaaccaatgattaacaaaaaaaacaaatcacaaagatCCCTAAAACCCCTTCTTAACCAAAACCCACaatttaattgaaacaaaaattaaaacttgacaATCTAATCTCTCCATGCACAACATTATAAAtaattccaaaaagaaaagtCCCAAGTCTTTAAACAAGAGATAATATTTTCAGCATACTTACCTTCATTAACACAAAACCAAAGAGTTAGTGCGTGGTGAGTAGAGTAGAgtggaagaagaggaggaggaggaagagtaACAGCGAACGAGTTAAGTTTGTTTGTTTGGTAGTAGTATTATGGATGGGCAAAGACAGAGAGACAAagtgtgtttatttgttttataaatagaacagagagagagagagagagtgcatGCAAATATGCGGAAGGAAGGGAAGAGGGGAAAAAGGAAGGATGCATGCACGACACTTTACACCGCTTTCCTAACAAACattgaagagaagagaaaggaacAGTAGTCGACTCTTTTTCTTTAACTCACTCATTCGGACAATGATGGCATCACACGGCGGTTTCGTGGGTTTTTGTGAAGAACTGTACTCAGATGACATGTAGATGAGATTGACTGTTCCCTTCTGCTATCTTCATGGCTACTTGTGTCCTGTCTTTTTACGGCAATAAAACCACGGCCTGAAACTAGTTACTGTACGTTAAAgcgtgtttttttaataaaaaaaataatattattattatttttgtatatttctttttctgcaATTAATCTCAGAGTAAAACGTGATTGGCTGACAAGTACTTTAATCCTTACTCattcaatttcattaaaaaaaaaaaaaaaaaaaacatttcatgggAATGGTAATTAGTTGTTCTCTCtcattttaagcttttaaataattaaggtTAAGAAAACGAGGGAAATGTTTAACAAAGACATGTTTTAGTCTCTTCGTGATTATCTGCATGCTGCAATGATTTGTGTTTCCATCTACCAATCTTCAATTATTGATGAGGATCATAATTAATCTCCATAGCTACTCTCAGCTGTCATTTCTTTTCCATATTCGGCTAATTAAGCAGGACATGCATGAAGATGAAGTTTCAATCTACATCAGTGTCATCCCACTACAATAATTTTCTGAGCCATGATTATAGCACTGTAAACAAGTTTTATCATGTAAACGTTCAAGTGTGTGCGCGCGCCTGGTGTGACTTCTCTTCTGTCTTCCCTTTTGTTTCAAGAAAATCCTGCTCTATATATCCTCCTGAGATTATATTAAAACCTCgctaaaatgtgaaaaaacacATCATATATAGTCCTTGTATATATGCTGATCATATAtaaattttcctttcttctatTAAATTCCCAGTAATGGGATGTATATAGTTTTGGATTTTACAATAACAGCAACTATAAATGACCATGGCAATAGACTTCTCTTGATCTGTTCTTTCAAcgacttaatttaattttgcccTATCCTTTTGAAAACATttcactaaaatataaaaagtaaacacATCGGTATGCTGATAATAAATCTTGAGTTTTACACCAACAACTACAAATGACGGTGGCAATAAATGCATGTTACAGGGAAGAGATAATTTGCTGTGATTAATGTACGGATCATGagcttaaaacaatattatttagaGCAAGTACTCTTGCAAGGATGTTGTTTCAGAGCCCAGCACTCTTAATAATTTCTTGATGAAAAACACTACGTgccattaattatttaatttgctagtgaataatattatttgtcgTATATTAATTTCATCTGGGGTTGGGGTTTGCATGTGCAGGTGATGGGATCGGCGCCGTGGGTTATTTAGCATGCATTAACATTTTTGTTATCCATGCTTTAAGACAAGGATTTTGAGCCAGGACCCGAAGAAGAATTGGAGGATAGAGGATGATACCTTCATGCATTGCATGCAGATATATAACACTAAAAATTAAAGGTgtgcaaaaaaccaaaaaaaccaaaccgagaaaaaaaccgattaaaccgattagaatagttagaaaaaatcctggttcggttcggttttcggtTTTGTAATGCAGGAACCGGTTCAAAAAAAGatactataaatagaaaaaattatcccCCCAGTAACCCTAGCCACCAACAGCCCCCTCTcacctctccctctccctctccctctccctctttctctccctctccctcccttAGACTTAGAAGCAGCCCCCTCTCGCCTCTTGATCCTAGAATGAATCTGGGTGTAGAAGATCTTGCGAGGCTTGGGTGCGAGAGGATGTTGATCTTTGTAGCTGAGGAAGACTATTTGATTGTTGCAGCTAAGAATTATTATGGGAAGTTGAAAATGAGTGGATGGAAAGGAACTGTTGAACTTGTCGAGAATGAAAAGGAAGACCACTACTTTCATTTGCTTGATCTCGATAATGACAAGGCTCAGGAAATGAGGCATAAGTTTGTTTCGTTTCTCAAACATGACCAGTTCAATCTCAAACAAGATCTTCctaagtttgttttgtttgatggtGACAAGGCTCAGGAAATGAGGTtaggttttctcggtttttttaaatcaagaatcGGACCggaccgaaaccggtcggtttgactcggtttcggttcggtttcggtttttttttcaaaaaaaactggtttggttgttttttataggtaaaaaccgaaccgaaccgaaaatgatcacccctacaaAAAATACAAGGAGATTAATTGTAAAATACCTTAAttggattgttgttttttattaaaaacatatttggatCATTTGCCATGTTAATTTTCATTATATcgttatgttaaaaaataatataaatcttatcatgggacctcacctaatagtttaagtttttgggATGAATTGactctttaacatggtatcagagctttgatgACAAAGTaatcatgagttcgaatctcatcattcttatttatttgataaaaattaagtacaaaataATATGAGTATATACAAATTTCAAGTCCAAAAAATTCtcacttaaataatatattaaaaaataatataaattatatattaaaacatcacCTAATATAAATGATGTTTCACACATTCTAATTTCATGGCAATTTATTGGATTCACAGttctattttcttctatttcagAAGTAAGAAAACTCATAAGCGGCTAGGTTACCAACAATAGATCttgcattaatatttttatgatccAATCAGTAAATTTATGATCCAATCATTAACATGTGATTGCATCAAAACTAAAAGACGTGGAGAAAGAAGAAATCTGATCTTGCtgtttatttaatattcttCAGTGCTTTAATTATCACAGCATTGCCTCCAGTCTTAAATGTTATTCACATGAGAAATTAACATGATGAATTTAAAGAAACAACTTATTAGCCTGGGGGCCATGGCACCCCAAGTTTTGATATTGCTCAATTTGACCCTTACATTTTAGGGCTATTTCAATATATCCTTGCAATATTTGCCCCCAAACTTGTAGTTGGTCTAAACTCTAAGTCCTTTCTTGTTCTATATTTCTATCAAATTCATCCCTCCTCGCAAAATTCTAGTtgagataaatatattaattatcaattaaaccACTAAAATCACATGCAAGAAATTATTCACaataaaaacatggtttaattcaaaactttaaaaCTTGGACTAGCTTATCAAGTGACTTAATTAAAAaccgaataaataaataaaaataactaacctAATCAAAACCCATTCAAAATAATATCgtttaaaattagattatcCTTCCCTGGTAGATGAAACCCCAACCCGTCGCCAGGTATGGCAACAATGGTTGAATAACTACTGTGTTTTACTTTTACAAATCAGACACCTGAAAATCACCATGTAATCTTAATAGATTACACGCAGGACCCACCAACTACCTGATCTTATATGGGCCTAACGGTTTAGAAAGATGGACCCAAATTTCAACTATGGGCCTATAAAAAGCCCTTTAAGATTTTGCGTTTAAAATATTTGCCGGGAAACACACAGAGATTTCGCGGGGATGTCAAAAAGGTTCTATTTATTCCTtgtttggaatttgaaaaatataatctcAGTCTCTGCTGCTAAACCCTAAAGCCCTTCAAAATTCACCCCTTCCAAGATCTTgggttgcttttttatttttcttaaaggtAAGTCTATCTGGATAATCTTTGGCTTGGTTAAATTATCTGTTGCTAATTAGTCTTGAAGATaagccatgttttttttctcttccaagatgtttcatttcttgaattttgtgtTTATGCATGTTTTTTCCCTTCAAGATTGTCTTCTTATGTATGTCTTAGTCTTTTGTTGTTGAAATCGTGAGAAAATAATGGAATTCTGCTTTATTGATgggattcaaattttatatccTGAGAAATCAGACCCTTTTGGATTTTACAGTtggtgaagaagaaagatgCTAAAGACTGCAATGAGCCCGGCACGCAGTTGTTCAGGTAAAATTCAAGGAGGGTTCTTACTTGTTTTACTTACTTATGCTGATTTGGGTTATTATGTTCATGGATTGTAGGGttgaattgtttgttttaatgttgAAACCCAGATCATTGTGCTGCTGGTTCGATTGAGGAAAAGGATGCTATGAGAGTTTGGCTGGAATTGAAACAAAATGGATTTCTCTCGCCTTCGCCATTGTCTCTGTCTGCCTCAAAGCCAATGCCAAAGCCAAAGCCTGCTCCGATGCCAAATAAGAAGCGAGAGAGACATAGAAATGCTGGGTTTAGTGAAAAACCGGAGATTGCAAAGGTGCGGCGAGTTGATGAGTTGACTAAGGTTGCTGCGTCTGCTTCTGGATTGCTCAAGAAAATTAATCCAGGGACCACACCTTCCGTTGGCATGCTGCCAACGCCAAAAAAGCACAGTGAGATGCGTAGGATTGGTGGACCAAAGGGATTATTGAAGGTTTTAAAGGTAGAACCGACTAGCATGTGCTCTCGGATCTCTCCACCATGTGGGTTGCTTAATGAGTTCAATCCAGGGATCATAAATCGGATACGAAGCCGTAAACAGGTATTTTCAGTGATTCGGGATTTTGTTAGAAGAGATACAATAGGAAATATTGACATCCCAAGTAAGCAGGAAAAGAGATCCGGGGAAAATGATGTGATTGGATGCCCAAATAGTTCATCAGGAAGTGACCAACTGGGACTATGTTCAAAGGGCCGAAGTGACCATTTGTGTGTGAAAACAGAATATGATGAAGAGGTTGGTGATTTGGGGATAGCTGTGAGAAGGGCAGACAATGAAGATGACAAAGATGAATTGAAGTCATCCCTATCTTCAGTTACAGCATCTGAAAATGCAAGCAGTTCTGTTCTTGATGAGGTGTCAGCAAGCACAGCAAGGGGTTCTTCTCTTTCTCTAGaaggttagtttcaattttGAAGTTAAAGCCTAGCCTAGTTAAGTTTTCAAAGCTGCTTGTATATAATGAACATCAGTGATATCTGTATATAAAGTacaaaagattttctttttctcaaaattcCACGCGCAGCAAAATTTTCTTACTCGGAAAAACTGGAGAAGACATCCTTTTAATGTCTCAGATTTACCTTACTGAAGTTAAACATTAGCATCTAATTGTTGAGAATGAGGGCATGTACTTTTAATGTCTCAGGTTGCTTTGAGTAGAATTCCCATCTCCGCTAACTGTGACGTGTAAAGCatacattttttattgatttagtttttttggttcCCAGATGCTACTGCAGCTTCTCAATGGTTGCAATGTCTTCGCCACGACATCACATGGCGTCTTGAAGGTGCATTGCTCATTTAAACTTGTCTGGTTGTTTGTTAGAGTATATATTTGCTTGTATACCATAAAGCATCCTTTGTTTCCTTTTTGCTGCCAGCATCGACGCATGGTAGAACGAGGATTCAAAATGCAATCCAGAGAGAATTGCCTGCCCTTATGCTCAAAGAATTTTCAGTTGACCAAGAAACTGATTTCTTGGCTGCCAAAAGGTTTGTTTCTTTAAGCATGGATGTCCATAAAGCAAAGTGGATAAATCAGTTTGACCGGATGGATAAGACACCCAATGAAGAGGCGGATCGACTGGTCGGTAATTAAGCATGTCACTGGAGTTCCTTCAAGACACTAATGGCCATCCACTCTGCAGAATTTTATGAGCATGCACTTAGATGAA
This window of the Populus trichocarpa isolate Nisqually-1 chromosome 13, P.trichocarpa_v4.1, whole genome shotgun sequence genome carries:
- the LOC7464736 gene encoding uncharacterized protein LOC7464736 isoform X2, producing MLKTAMSPARSCSDHCAAGSIEEKDAMRVWLELKQNGFLSPSPLSLSASKPMPKPKPAPMPNKKRERHRNAGFSEKPEIAKVRRVDELTKVAASASGLLKKINPGTTPSVGMLPTPKKHSEMRRIGGPKGLLKVLKVEPTSMCSRISPPCGLLNEFNPGIINRIRSRKQEKRSGENDVIGCPNSSSGSDQLGLCSKGRSDHLCVKTEYDEEVGDLGIAVRRADNEDDKDELKSSLSSVTASENASSSVLDEVSASTARGSSLSLEDATAASQWLQCLRHDITWRLEASTHGRTRIQNAIQRELPALMLKEFSVDQETDFLAAKRFVSLSMDVHKAKWINQFDRMDKTPNEEADRLVGN
- the LOC7464736 gene encoding uncharacterized protein LOC7464736 isoform X1: MLKTAMSPARSCSDHCAAGSIEEKDAMRVWLELKQNGFLSPSPLSLSASKPMPKPKPAPMPNKKRERHRNAGFSEKPEIAKVRRVDELTKVAASASGLLKKINPGTTPSVGMLPTPKKHSEMRRIGGPKGLLKVLKVEPTSMCSRISPPCGLLNEFNPGIINRIRSRKQVFSVIRDFVRRDTIGNIDIPSKQEKRSGENDVIGCPNSSSGSDQLGLCSKGRSDHLCVKTEYDEEVGDLGIAVRRADNEDDKDELKSSLSSVTASENASSSVLDEVSASTARGSSLSLEDATAASQWLQCLRHDITWRLEASTHGRTRIQNAIQRELPALMLKEFSVDQETDFLAAKRFVSLSMDVHKAKWINQFDRMDKTPNEEADRLVGN